Proteins encoded within one genomic window of Naumovozyma dairenensis CBS 421 chromosome 6, complete genome:
- the VID27 gene encoding Vid27p (similar to Saccharomyces cerevisiae VID27 (YNL212W); ancestral locus Anc_2.35), giving the protein MNIIKKFMGAGVKEDLMSIPSGQFDLLRSSASPKASLECIYNDAILIIRETGQFQYELVVRRNSDAEESPSGDSSDDYSDDTASILSSQSKITSDEWVFPLSESLKFYKNWNDNGKITFVWKNTIGDEDDEKVQFVLSPEMPMTEADQFLLLIHRCQYETKFKKSSVKASADDLAQFETNELGITVENTDLVGELDALNITSVDETEEFQDAKDTVDSNQHNDGSCNSRDNPLVTLEDSRTPSPLTKVPEGEEQCRLLASIYLYDPIQETFILQDDRVKVCIVETGRYEFWLAIEGEKVKLGTDISPSINPTFELLNSSFIFNYYFNSVVLSYTIKFSTLKKCIEFQSIWSKCLWMTLHKQEWEKVSENEKEYILHATTAPIEERLDEILAVDNGNERNEIEDDEEEEESENEDDDSEYSKTIIGSESFDEGRAKSTASLDTNKSLTIAFKNNRSYVVRGNKIGVFKTDEDDDLEFVTAIKSVSTLDGKTLDPRNPMLYMGDRSMILSDSSTKNKLYKMDLERGQIVEEWSTGDKNLVQYGPTKKFDQLTAEQTLLGISQKGLFKIDPRINTSNKVVQEQSKDYVTKYKFSSLGTTESGYIAVGSERGDIKLYDRLGIRAKTAIPSLGEPIKHLIVSADGKWLLATCDRSLLLLDLTVKTGKNSGNVGFLKPFPSSEVVKTYILKISPEHTSYISTFTKKPVSFSKAYFNTGVGKQEEMILTSTGPFAVSWSLKKVIRGDKNPYVIRRYENDIVEDNFEFGTNKKVIVALKDDVSLSKIKSFKKPNKDVLMPKSSLKDFYK; this is encoded by the coding sequence ATCCTTGGAGTGTATATATAACGATGCAATTCTAATCATAAGGGAAACTGGGCAATTCCAATACGAATTGGTAGTTAGGAGGAATTCTGATGCGGAAGAAAGTCCTAGTGGAGATTCAAGTGATGATTATTCGGACGATACGGCCAGTATATTGTCTAGCCAATCCAAGATAACTAGCGATGAATGGGTCTTCCCACTCAGTGAgtctttgaaattttacaaaaacTGGAACGATAACGGTAAAATTACCTTTGTTTGGAAAAATACCATaggtgatgaagatgacgaaAAGGTCCAGTTTGTATTATCGCCTGAAATGCCAATGACTGAAGCTGACCAATTCCTTCTTCTCATTCACCGATGTCAATATGAAACTAAGTTCAAGAAATCTTCTGTGAAAGCTTCAGCTGATGATTTGGCCCAATTTGAAACTAACGAGCTGGGTATAACTGTAGAAAACACTGATTTGGTTGGGGAGCTTGATGCGTTGAATATAACTTCCGTGGATGAGACGGAAGAATTCCAGGATGCTAAAGATACAGTAGACTCAAATCAACATAATGACGGTAGTTGTAATTCACGAGACAACCCTCTAGTCACCTTAGAGGATTCAAGAACACCATCACCACTTACTAAAGTCCCGGAAGGAGAAGAGCAATGCCGTTTACTGGCAAGTATATATCTTTATGATCCTATCCAGGAAACTTTCATTTTACAGGATGATAGAGTTAAGGTGTGTATAGTTGAGACTGGAAGATATGAGTTTTGGCTTGCCATTGAAGGTGAAAAAGTAAAATTGGGTACGGATATCTCTCCATCCATTAATCCCACTTTTGAGTTGTTGAAttcttcatttattttcaattattaCTTTAATAGCGTTGTGTTATCATATACCATCAAATTTTCTACTTTAAAGAAATGCATTGAATTTCAGTCGATCTGGTCTAAATGTCTTTGGATGACTTTACATAAGCAAGAATGGGAGAAAGTTTCTgagaatgaaaaagaatacATTCTTCATGCTACAACGGCTCCTATTGAAGAACGTTTAGATGAAATCCTTGCTGTAGACAATGGAAACgaaagaaatgaaatagaagatgatgaagaagaagaagaaagtgaGAACGAAGATGACGATTCTGAATATTCTAAAACAATTATAGGTTCTGAAAGTTTCGATGAAGGAAGGGCAAAAAGCACAGCATCTCTTGATACTAATAAATCTCTGACAATTGCGTTTAAGAACAACAGATCGTATGTTGTGAGAGGTAATAAGATAGGTGTCTTTAAAACggatgaagatgacgatCTAGAGTTCGTTACAGCCATTAAAAGTGTTTCCACCCTAGACGGTAAAACGTTAGATCCACGTAACCCAATGCTATATATGGGCGATCGGTCTATGATATTATCAGATAGCTCTACTAAAAACAAGCTGTATAAAATGGATCTTGAGAGAGGTCAAATCGTTGAAGAATGGAGTACAGGTGATAAGAATCTGGTGCAGTACGGTCCAACCAAGAAATTTGATCAACTGACTGCGGAACAAACGCTCTTAGGTATCTCTCAGAAGGGgcttttcaaaattgatCCAAGAATAAATACCTCTAATAAAGTTGTCCAAGAACAATCAAAGGACTACGttacaaaatataaattcaGTTCCCTGGGGACTACTGAAAGCGGTTATATTGCTGTCGGGTCGGAAAGGGGagatataaaattatatgatagATTGGGTATAAGAGCCAAAACAGCTATTCCATCATTAGGTGAACCTATTAAACATCTTATAGTCTCAGCTGATGGTAAATGGCTACTGGCTACATGTGATAGGTCACTCCTACTGTTAGATTTGACTGTTAAAACAGGGAAGAATAGCGGCAACGTTGGTTTCCTCAAACCGTTCCCATCTTCTGAGGTTGTGAAGacttatattttaaagattaGCCCGGAGCATACAAGTTATATCTCAACATTTACTAAGAAACCTGTTAGTTTTTCAAAAGCTTATTTCAATACTGGTGTTGGTAAGCAGGAAGAGATGATTTTGACTTCCACTGGGCCGTTTGCGGTGTCGTGGTCTTTAAAGAAAGTCATAAGAGGTGATAAGAATCCGTACGTTATAAGAAgatatgaaaatgatattgtcGAAGATAACTTTGAGTTCGGAACGAATAAGAAAGTCATAGTCGCTTTGAAAGACGACGTCtctctt